A DNA window from Vigna angularis cultivar LongXiaoDou No.4 chromosome 1, ASM1680809v1, whole genome shotgun sequence contains the following coding sequences:
- the LOC108345311 gene encoding probable protein phosphatase 2C 46 yields MLSRLMDFLTACWRRRSSDGKGSEVTGRKDGLLWYKDAGQHLFGEYSMAVVQANNLLEDQSQIESGPLSLLETGPYGTFVGVYDGHGGPETSRYVCDHLFQHLKRFASEQKSMSVEVIRKAYQATEEGFLSVVTKQWPMNPQIAAVGSCCLVGVICGGILYIANLGDSRAVLGRVVRATGEVLAIQLSSEHNVGIESVRQEMHSLHPDDSKIVVLKHNVWRVKGLIQISRSIGDVYLKKAEFNKEPLYAKFRVRDGFRRPILSSDPSISVHELQSHDQFLIFASDGLWEHLSNQDAVDIVQNNPQNGIARRLIKAALQEAAKKREMRYSDLKKIDRGVRRHFHDDITVVVVFLDSNLVSRANSVRGPPLSVRGGGVPLPSRTLAPCAAPMET; encoded by the exons ATGCTATCAAGGTTGATGGACTTTCTGACTGCCTGCTGGCGGCGAAGATCCTCCGACGGCAAGGGTTCCGAGGTTACGGGGCGGAAGGACGGGCTGCTGTGGTACAAGGATGCCGGGCAGCACTTGTTTGGTGAATACTCGATGGCTGTTGTTCAGGCCAACAACTTGCTTGAGGATCAGAGCCAGATTGAGTCTGGTCCTCTTAGCTTGCTTGAGACTGGTCCTTACGGTACCTTTGTTGGTGTGTATGATGGCCACGGTGGACCTGAGACGTCACGCTACGTTTGTGATCATCTCTTCCAGCATCTTAAAC gatTTGCGTCCGAGCAGAAGTCCATGTCAGTGGAGGTTATTCGGAAGGCATACCAAGCCACAGAAGAAGGTTTTTTGTCAGTGGTTACTAAACAGTGGCCTATGAACCCCCAAATTGCTGCTGTGGGATCTTGTTGTTTGGTTGGTGTGATTTGTGGTGGTATCCTCTACATTGCTAACCTTGGCGATTCCCGTGCTGTGCTTGGGCGGGTTGTCAGAGCGACTGGGGAAGTTTTGGCCATCCAGCTTTCGTCTGAGCATAATGTGGGCATAGAATCTGTGCGACAGGAGATGCATTCTTTGCATCCTGATGACTCAAAAATTGTGGTTCTAAAACACAACGTATGGCGGGTGAAGGGTCTCATACAG ATTTCTAGATCCATTGGCGATGTATACCTAAAAAAGGCTGAATTCAACAAGGAACCACTGTATGCCAAGTTTCGTGTACGGGATGGCTTTAGGAGGCCAATTTTGAGCTCCGACCCATCAATTTCTGTTCATGAACTTCAATCGCACGATCAATTTCTCATATTTGCTTCTGATGGTCTTTGGGAACACCTTAGCAATCAAGATGCTGTTGATATAGTTCAAAACAACCCACAGAAT GGAATTGCTCGAAGGCTCATCAAAGCTGCTTTGCAGGAAGCAGCTAAAAAGAGAGAGATGAGGTACTCTGATTTGAAGAAAATTGATCGTGGTGTCCGCAGGCATTTCCACGATGACATCACAGTTGTAGTTGTATTTCTTGACTCCAATCTTGTCAGCAGAGCCAACTCAGTAAGAGGTCCTCCTTTATCAGTGAGAGGAGGTGGTGTTCCCCTTCCTTCTAGAACTTTGGCTCCCTGTGCTGCACCGATGGAAACATAG